One Helianthus annuus cultivar XRQ/B chromosome 12, HanXRQr2.0-SUNRISE, whole genome shotgun sequence genomic region harbors:
- the LOC110896719 gene encoding probable aquaporin TIP1-2, with translation MPIYRITIGTPTEASHPDTLKAGLAEFISILVFVFAGQGSGMAYSKLTYGAPNTPEGLVAAALGHAFALFVAVSISANISGGHVNPAVTFASFVGGNISFFSAVVYWIGQLAGSIVACLLLQYATGGMETTAFGLSTDVSTRNALVFEIVMTFGLVYTVYATAVDPKKGNIGIVAPLAIGLIVGANILAGGAFDGASMNPAVCFGPAVVSWTWNHHWVYWVGPFVGATIATLIYDNIFIGEPDQIPVTDY, from the exons ATGCCTATTTACAGAATTACTATCGGAACTCCCACTGAGGCCAGCCACCCTGATACACTCAAAGCCGGCTTAGCCGAATTCATTTCGATCCTCGTTTTTGTATTCGCTGGTCAAGGGTCCGGCATGGCTTACA GTAAATTGACTTATGGTGCACCAAACACACCGGAAGGACTAGTGGCAGCGGCACTAGGCCATGCATTCGCCTTGTTTGTGGCGGTGTCGATTAGCGCAAACATATCCGGTGGTCACGTTAATCCGGCTGTCACATTCGCCTCGTTCGTAGGTGGCAATATATCATTTTTTAGTGCCGTTGTGTACTGGATCGGTCAATTAGCGGGGTCCATTGTTGCGTGTTTGCTCCTCCAGTACGCCACTGGCGGGATG GAAACTACCGCGTTTGGGTTATCGACGGATGTTTCAACCAGAAACGCACTTGTATTCGAGATCGTGATGACGTTTGGCTTAGTTTACACAGTGTACGCCACGGCAGTGGATCCAAAGAAGGGTAATATCGGAATCGTTGCACCTTTGGCGATTGGTTTGATTGTGGGTGCCAACATTTTAGCTGGTGGTGCGTTTGATGGTGCATCGATGAACCCAGCGGTCTGCTTCGGTCCAGCCGTGGTGAGCTGGACATGGAACCATCACTGGGTCTATTGGGTTGGTCCGTTTGTTGGTGCAACCATTGCAACCCTTATATATGACAATATCTTCATAGGTGAACCGGATCAGATACCTGTGACGGATTATTGA
- the LOC110894971 gene encoding 60S ribosomal protein L23A, with product MAPKADVAKKADAKAQALKTAKAVKTGSTFKKKAKKIRTKVTFHRPRTLKTDRNPKYPRISAPPRNKLDHYQILKYPLTTESAMKKIEDNNTLVFIVDIRADKKKIKAAVKKMYDIQTKKVNTLIRPDGTKKAYVRLTPDYDALDVANKIGII from the exons CTGATGTTGCAAAGAAAGCTGACGCTAAAGCACAGGCTTTGAAGACAGCAAAGGCCGTGAAGACCGGTTCAACCTTTAAAAAGAAGGCCAAGAAGATCCGCACCAAGGTTACCTTTCATCGTCCGAGGACATTGAAGACTGACAGAAACCCTAAGTACCCGCGTATTAGTGCTCCACCACGAAATAAGCTTGACCACTATCAGATTCTCAAGTACCCGTTGACCACAGAATCTGCAATGAAGAAGATTGAAGACAACAACACTCTGGTTTTCATTGTTGACATTCGGGCTGATAAGAAAAAGATCAAAGCTGCAGTGAAGAAAATGTATGATATCCAGACCAAGAAAGTCAATACTTTGATCAG ACCTGATGGAACAAAGAAAGCTTATGTTCGGTTAACTCCAGACTATGATGCTTTGGATGTTGCAAACAAGATTGGAATAATATAA